Proteins encoded in a region of the uncultured Sunxiuqinia sp. genome:
- a CDS encoding transposase has translation MAAKDQCSIGWFFGFKLHIVINDKGKILDFLFTHGNLDDREPLKN, from the coding sequence TTGGCTGCGAAGGACCAATGCTCGATTGGGTGGTTCTTCGGGTTCAAACTGCACATTGTAATCAATGATAAAGGAAAAATTCTTGATTTTCTCTTTACTCACGGCAATTTGGACGATCGTGAGCCGCTGAAAAACTAA
- the bglX gene encoding beta-glucosidase BglX, with translation MFKNIFSAIIIIDLVIISSSAIMAKGDDVPNKVEDLISRMTLEEKVGQLQQYSSRWAMTGPVPDGAVAQEMYQNIKDGLAGSMLNIAGTEATRKAQEIAVNNSRLGIPMIFGFDVVHGYKTIFPIPLAAAASWDVEAVRTSASVAAKEAAADGLHWTFAPMVDISRDARWGRVMEGAGEDPYLGSVMAKAQVEGFQGGDLANETTIAACAKHFAAYGFVEGGRDYNIADIGESTLRNVVLPPFKACADAGVATFMNSFNEVDGVPATGNAHLLRDVLKGEWEFDGFVVSDWASIDEMRFHGVAANKSEAALLAITAGSDMDMEGHCYFPKLIEMVESGEVDEALVDDAVRRILTIKFRLGLFDDPYRYCNQNIEEVFLSAENLEKVRDVARKSIVLLKNENQLLPLSKENKKIAVIGDLADDKDTPLGNWRGKGGRNVAVSLLEGIQDAVGNKDLVTFERGPVFAENLPKFSTLVQINETDRTGITEAIEAAQDADAVVLALGENCFQSGEARSQSEIGLKGLQQELLEAVCAVNRNVVVVLMNGRPMAISWMAEHIPAIVESWHLGSEAGNAIADVLFGDYNPSGKLPMSFPRSVGQCPIYYNHKNTGRPAESEEDYMFTTRYVDEKVSPLFPFGYGLSYTTFDYSGLELSDQDIKKGDTLKIAVKLKNTGAMDGAEVVQLYIRDLVGSVTRPIKELKDFKKVFLKSGETKRIEFELTADDLTFYTKKGIWETEPGEFHLWVGTNSQQGLQTKFYLK, from the coding sequence ATGTTTAAGAATATATTTTCGGCTATTATAATCATTGACCTTGTTATCATCAGTTCATCAGCAATCATGGCGAAAGGGGATGATGTTCCGAATAAAGTAGAAGATTTGATATCGAGAATGACCTTGGAAGAAAAAGTTGGTCAATTACAACAGTATTCGAGTCGATGGGCAATGACAGGCCCTGTTCCTGATGGAGCGGTGGCGCAAGAAATGTATCAAAACATAAAAGATGGATTGGCCGGTTCTATGTTGAATATAGCTGGGACTGAAGCCACCCGAAAAGCGCAAGAGATAGCAGTGAATAACAGTAGGCTTGGAATTCCTATGATTTTTGGATTTGATGTTGTTCATGGATATAAAACCATATTTCCAATTCCGTTGGCTGCGGCTGCGAGTTGGGATGTTGAAGCTGTAAGAACCAGTGCGAGTGTTGCAGCAAAAGAGGCTGCCGCTGATGGTTTGCATTGGACTTTTGCTCCAATGGTTGACATTTCGCGCGACGCACGTTGGGGACGTGTAATGGAAGGCGCAGGCGAAGATCCTTATTTAGGATCTGTTATGGCAAAGGCTCAAGTTGAAGGTTTTCAAGGCGGAGATTTAGCTAATGAAACTACCATCGCCGCATGTGCCAAGCATTTTGCAGCCTATGGCTTTGTTGAAGGTGGTCGCGACTATAACATAGCTGATATTGGAGAGTCAACACTGAGAAATGTCGTTCTTCCTCCTTTTAAAGCATGCGCAGATGCGGGAGTTGCTACATTTATGAACTCGTTTAATGAAGTTGATGGAGTACCAGCGACTGGCAATGCTCATTTACTGAGAGATGTTTTAAAAGGCGAATGGGAATTCGACGGCTTTGTTGTTTCTGACTGGGCTTCGATTGATGAAATGCGTTTTCATGGAGTGGCTGCCAATAAAAGTGAAGCCGCCCTTTTAGCGATCACAGCAGGTTCTGACATGGATATGGAAGGACATTGCTATTTCCCAAAACTTATTGAAATGGTCGAAAGTGGAGAGGTCGATGAGGCATTGGTTGATGATGCAGTTCGGCGAATTCTGACCATTAAATTCAGGTTAGGCTTGTTTGATGATCCATACCGATACTGTAATCAAAATATCGAAGAGGTTTTCCTTAGCGCTGAAAACCTTGAAAAAGTCCGTGATGTGGCTCGAAAAAGCATTGTTTTACTAAAAAATGAAAATCAATTACTGCCTTTAAGCAAAGAAAATAAGAAAATTGCGGTTATCGGCGATCTGGCCGATGACAAAGACACTCCCTTGGGAAACTGGAGAGGAAAGGGCGGACGAAATGTGGCGGTTTCTCTGCTGGAAGGGATTCAGGATGCGGTGGGAAACAAGGATCTTGTAACTTTTGAACGGGGGCCTGTTTTTGCAGAAAACCTGCCTAAATTTTCAACTCTGGTACAAATTAATGAAACAGATCGAACGGGAATAACCGAAGCAATAGAAGCTGCTCAAGACGCAGATGCGGTTGTGTTGGCCTTAGGTGAAAACTGCTTCCAGTCCGGCGAGGCAAGAAGTCAGTCCGAAATTGGCTTAAAAGGTCTTCAGCAGGAGTTGCTCGAGGCCGTTTGTGCCGTGAATAGAAATGTTGTCGTTGTATTAATGAATGGTCGGCCGATGGCTATTAGTTGGATGGCAGAGCATATTCCGGCTATCGTCGAGTCCTGGCATTTAGGATCGGAAGCAGGAAATGCAATTGCAGACGTTTTATTCGGAGATTATAATCCTTCGGGAAAACTCCCAATGTCCTTTCCTCGCTCTGTTGGGCAATGTCCGATATACTACAATCATAAAAACACGGGTCGTCCGGCAGAGAGTGAAGAAGATTATATGTTTACGACCAGGTATGTCGACGAAAAAGTTAGTCCACTATTTCCATTTGGCTACGGACTTAGCTATACAACTTTCGACTACTCAGGACTGGAACTAAGTGATCAGGATATAAAGAAGGGCGATACACTGAAAATTGCAGTTAAATTGAAGAATACAGGAGCAATGGATGGAGCTGAAGTGGTTCAGCTTTATATTAGAGATTTGGTTGGAAGTGTGACTCGACCGATAAAAGAGCTTAAGGATTTCAAAAAGGTCTTTCTAAAGTCAGGAGAGACAAAAAGAATTGAATTTGAATTAACAGCAGATGATTTGACATTCTATACTAAAAAAGGAATTTGGGAAACTGAACCTGGAGAATTTCATTTATGGGTGGGAACAAACTCACAGCAAGGACTCCAAACTAAATTCTATTTGAAGTAA
- a CDS encoding glycoside hydrolase family 2 TIM barrel-domain containing protein, translated as MKLLRIFIYFFLVMLQVSCLSDKEEQGGKQIAFVAPENNSRMRLFDDGWRFSKTDGEAAVLPGFDDSSWRKLDLPHDWSIEDLPEGEGVVGPFSKESPGGMSTGYTIGGTGIYRKTFSISEEDVNKIFTIYFDGVYMESDVWINGQHLGFHPNGYTPFYYEMTDYLNIPGDNVLVVRARNIGENSRWYSGSGIYRHVWLRVTDQANIPVWGVKLTTSNANKELATIHSEIKVDNLSQTDIDVKLKNSVYFRDQFTGITKETEVSVSDKSQQTISSDITISSPRLWSLEFPNLYTLKTEIIQDERVIDVVETKFGIRTLEFSPVKGFLLNGESVILKGGCLHHDNGILGAATFDRAEQRRVELMKANGFNAIRTSHNPPSQQFLDACDRLGILVMDEAFDRWEHPKRPNDYHRFFKEWSKKDIQSMVLRDQNHPSIFAWSYGNEIYERADTSGIRIAKQLIAAIKEVDTSIPVTQAICGFWEFKDRQRPWSDSEPAFGLMDIHGYNYKWQEYENDHAQFPERVMVGTESFAMEMYENYQMAVNNPYVIGDFVWTGMDYLGEAGIGQASLDSVNMAYPWFNGYCGDIDLIGFKKPQSYYRDLVWGRSQLEIAVEAPAPEGHKWVISAWGWRNELPSWNWSGQEGKSLDVYVYSQAEKVELKLNENLIDTQLSTDTSKYVFHFKVPYEKGKLKALAYSGEKLIAEKSIETTGKASQIKLIPERQTVTSNKNDLAYIQVQLVDEDGLLVMNDDQIVHFTVVGDAQIQAVGNGNPKDMKSFQSGSCMTYLGRCMAIIRPEGREGKLTVTAKSKSLESDGIDVMMK; from the coding sequence ATGAAACTACTTCGGATTTTTATTTATTTCTTCCTTGTGATGCTTCAGGTTTCATGCCTTTCGGATAAAGAAGAGCAGGGCGGAAAGCAGATTGCATTTGTTGCCCCGGAAAATAATTCGCGCATGAGGCTTTTTGATGATGGATGGCGTTTTTCAAAAACAGACGGTGAAGCAGCAGTTTTGCCCGGTTTTGATGACAGCTCCTGGAGAAAGCTTGATTTACCGCATGATTGGAGTATTGAAGATTTGCCCGAGGGAGAAGGAGTTGTTGGGCCATTTTCAAAAGAAAGCCCTGGAGGAATGTCAACTGGTTACACCATTGGAGGAACGGGTATTTATCGAAAAACATTTAGCATTTCAGAAGAAGACGTCAACAAAATCTTCACTATTTATTTTGATGGCGTATACATGGAATCTGATGTATGGATTAATGGACAACATCTGGGTTTTCACCCAAACGGATATACCCCATTTTATTATGAAATGACCGACTATTTGAATATTCCGGGAGATAACGTTTTGGTGGTGCGAGCCAGGAATATTGGAGAAAACAGCCGTTGGTATTCCGGTTCCGGTATTTACAGACATGTTTGGCTTCGGGTAACTGATCAAGCTAATATTCCGGTTTGGGGCGTTAAACTTACTACTTCAAATGCTAACAAGGAATTGGCTACGATCCATTCAGAAATAAAAGTTGATAATCTTTCACAGACTGATATTGATGTAAAACTAAAGAATTCAGTGTACTTTAGAGATCAGTTTACAGGAATTACTAAAGAGACAGAGGTCTCGGTTTCTGATAAATCACAACAAACAATAAGCTCTGACATTACAATAAGTTCACCCAGGCTTTGGTCCTTAGAATTTCCGAATCTATATACTTTGAAAACAGAGATTATTCAGGATGAACGAGTAATTGATGTCGTTGAAACCAAGTTTGGTATTCGAACATTGGAATTCTCACCAGTAAAGGGATTTTTACTAAACGGAGAGTCTGTAATTCTAAAAGGAGGATGTCTCCATCACGACAATGGTATTCTTGGAGCAGCAACTTTTGATCGGGCAGAACAGCGCCGGGTTGAACTAATGAAAGCCAATGGTTTTAACGCCATTCGTACCAGCCACAATCCTCCATCACAACAGTTTTTAGATGCTTGCGACCGATTGGGAATTTTGGTTATGGATGAAGCTTTTGACCGTTGGGAACATCCCAAAAGACCAAATGATTATCACCGCTTTTTTAAGGAATGGTCAAAAAAGGATATTCAAAGTATGGTGCTTCGCGACCAGAATCATCCGTCCATTTTTGCATGGAGTTACGGAAATGAGATATACGAGCGGGCAGATACTTCCGGCATTCGCATTGCAAAACAACTAATTGCTGCAATAAAGGAAGTTGATACCAGCATACCAGTTACCCAGGCTATTTGTGGTTTTTGGGAATTTAAGGACAGGCAGCGTCCATGGTCTGATTCAGAACCTGCTTTTGGGTTGATGGACATTCACGGATATAACTATAAGTGGCAAGAATATGAAAACGATCATGCTCAATTCCCGGAGCGCGTCATGGTTGGTACAGAGTCATTTGCCATGGAAATGTATGAGAATTACCAAATGGCTGTTAATAATCCGTACGTGATTGGCGATTTTGTATGGACCGGAATGGATTATCTGGGAGAAGCAGGTATCGGGCAGGCATCGCTGGATTCAGTTAATATGGCTTATCCTTGGTTTAATGGTTATTGTGGTGATATTGATCTGATTGGGTTTAAGAAACCCCAGTCGTATTACCGTGATTTGGTTTGGGGAAGAAGTCAACTGGAGATTGCTGTTGAAGCACCTGCACCGGAAGGACATAAATGGGTAATTAGTGCGTGGGGCTGGCGTAATGAATTGCCAAGCTGGAATTGGTCTGGACAGGAAGGTAAATCATTGGATGTATATGTTTATTCGCAGGCTGAAAAAGTTGAGCTTAAACTGAATGAGAATCTTATTGACACACAATTGTCAACCGATACATCAAAATATGTATTCCATTTTAAAGTTCCTTATGAGAAAGGAAAACTTAAAGCATTAGCATATTCTGGTGAAAAATTGATTGCTGAGAAGTCAATTGAAACAACCGGAAAAGCGTCACAAATAAAGCTTATCCCTGAACGACAAACTGTCACTTCTAATAAAAATGACTTGGCATATATTCAGGTTCAACTGGTTGATGAAGATGGTCTGTTAGTAATGAACGACGATCAAATTGTACACTTTACGGTTGTGGGTGATGCCCAGATACAAGCCGTTGGAAACGGGAACCCGAAAGATATGAAAAGCTTTCAGTCCGGCAGTTGTATGACTTATTTAGGTCGATGTATGGCAATTATACGGCCAGAGGGAAGAGAGGGGAAATTAACTGTTACTGCCAAATCCAAATCTCTCGAATCTGATGGAATTGACGTAATGATGAAGTAG
- a CDS encoding Fic family protein encodes MDYQKSKKRYNIVIEDTLSIEMGFYKKGGFVDEHNKTTEETLPEHISAKWKDIESLNNGSIGTNNLLVENEFDTVLEGSIIAFEFVFIHPFEDGNGRPHRYLIHHTLAKKHLKYLIKRLPFW; translated from the coding sequence ATTGATTACCAAAAATCAAAAAAAAGATACAACATCGTAATCGAAGATACCCTATCTATAGAGATGGGATTTTACAAAAAGGGTGGTTTTGTAGATGAACATAACAAAACCACAGAAGAAACTTTACCAGAACATATCTCAGCAAAATGGAAAGATATTGAATCACTGAATAATGGCTCAATAGGAACAAACAACCTGCTAGTAGAAAATGAATTCGATACTGTGTTGGAGGGTTCCATTATTGCTTTTGAATTTGTTTTCATCCATCCATTTGAAGATGGAAACGGAAGACCCCACCGGTATTTAATTCATCATACCTTGGCAAAAAAACACTTGAAATACCTGATAAAAAGATTGCCCTTCTGGTAA
- a CDS encoding RNA polymerase sigma factor — translation MAYLNNNIDKECWESFIEGEENAFSSIYRKSMDDLYSYGLSKTSYTDIIEDTIQDVFITLFNKRHLLDPSQNLQAYLFRSFRNMLIERLRERSRKEEFVYKHATVDAESALENIEDAIIRTEESDKYFKLISKCMASLSDRQREAVYLKYTSGYSYEDISEILEIDVASSRTLIYRSIKKIRELLGREVIVFFLFIKKIQ, via the coding sequence ATGGCCTATCTCAATAATAATATTGATAAGGAGTGTTGGGAGAGTTTTATAGAAGGCGAAGAAAATGCTTTTTCTTCGATTTATAGAAAAAGTATGGATGACTTGTATTCCTACGGCCTAAGCAAAACCTCATATACTGATATTATTGAAGATACTATTCAGGATGTTTTTATTACTCTTTTTAACAAAAGGCATCTGTTAGATCCATCGCAAAATTTACAAGCCTACCTTTTTAGATCCTTTCGAAATATGCTTATTGAGCGTTTACGCGAACGATCCCGCAAAGAAGAGTTTGTTTATAAACATGCAACAGTTGATGCCGAATCAGCTCTTGAAAATATAGAGGACGCTATTATTCGAACCGAAGAAAGTGACAAGTATTTTAAGCTTATCTCAAAGTGCATGGCTTCACTGTCTGATCGGCAACGAGAAGCCGTTTATTTGAAATATACCAGCGGCTATAGCTACGAAGATATCTCTGAAATTCTCGAAATAGATGTTGCTTCTTCGCGCACATTAATCTATCGGAGCATAAAAAAAATAAGAGAGTTGTTAGGGCGAGAGGTGATCGTCTTTTTCCTCTTTATAAAAAAAATCCAATAA
- a CDS encoding family 43 glycosylhydrolase has protein sequence MRFYIPLLAVAFIMILAGCDQKQATKKETIKTFCNPLDLDYRFQLEGPSRREAADPTVVYFRDRYYLFASKTGGYWHSTDLVEWSFVETNQIPTEEYAPTAIDINDTLYFLASSRTKSTLYKSGDPLSGKWEITRDSLDVAVWDPAFFLDDDKRLYLYWECSHKLPIKGIELDYKNNFDTIGHPVDFILAKTDEHGWEVPGDYNERINNHPWIEGAWVNKYKGKYYLQYAGPGTEYKSYSDGVYVAESPLGPYKIAKHNPFAYKPEGFAAGAGHGSTFKDKFGNYWHVGTMSISVKHPFERRIGLFPTFFDKDGELFSVTKFGDFPIQIPGIKVASFDDVFPSWMLLSYNKPVQVSSEIDSLPASNMVNEDIRTYWSAETGSDKEWAVIDLEQNFDVSAIQINFAEHETKIYGRPDAVFHRYTIDYSVDNNNWEVLIDQSQNQNDRSHPYFQLPQKENCRYLRIRNIEVPDGTFAISGFRVFGKGNGEQPDVVSDFNIVRKTDRRSVSLKWEKVAGADGYNVIYGTDKEKFYHNYQVYGDTSVTINSLNTNLSYYFKIEPFNENGVGVSELIKYVE, from the coding sequence ATGCGATTCTACATTCCATTATTGGCAGTTGCTTTTATCATGATATTGGCTGGCTGCGATCAAAAGCAAGCAACTAAAAAAGAAACAATTAAAACATTTTGCAATCCATTGGATCTGGACTATCGTTTCCAATTGGAAGGTCCTTCGCGGCGTGAGGCAGCAGACCCAACCGTAGTTTATTTTAGAGATCGGTATTATTTGTTTGCTTCAAAGACAGGAGGCTACTGGCATTCAACAGATTTGGTAGAATGGAGTTTTGTAGAAACAAATCAAATACCCACGGAAGAATATGCGCCAACGGCCATTGATATCAATGATACACTTTATTTTCTGGCGTCTTCCAGAACCAAAAGTACACTTTATAAATCCGGAGATCCTTTGTCAGGAAAATGGGAGATAACCAGAGATTCGTTGGACGTTGCCGTTTGGGATCCGGCATTCTTTTTAGACGATGATAAACGTTTATATCTGTATTGGGAATGTTCGCACAAATTACCCATCAAAGGAATTGAACTGGATTATAAAAACAACTTTGATACTATCGGACATCCGGTAGATTTTATTCTGGCTAAAACAGATGAGCATGGATGGGAAGTTCCCGGAGATTATAACGAACGAATTAATAATCATCCGTGGATAGAGGGCGCCTGGGTAAACAAATATAAAGGGAAATATTATTTACAATATGCCGGGCCCGGAACTGAATATAAAAGTTATTCTGATGGGGTATATGTCGCAGAATCGCCACTTGGCCCTTACAAAATTGCAAAACATAATCCGTTTGCATATAAGCCTGAAGGTTTCGCGGCAGGTGCTGGTCATGGAAGCACATTTAAAGATAAATTCGGAAATTATTGGCATGTTGGAACAATGAGCATTTCGGTAAAACATCCGTTTGAAAGGCGGATCGGGCTATTCCCAACTTTTTTTGATAAAGATGGGGAGTTGTTTTCAGTAACCAAATTTGGCGACTTTCCCATTCAAATTCCGGGGATAAAAGTCGCGTCGTTTGATGATGTTTTTCCGTCGTGGATGTTACTTTCCTATAACAAACCTGTACAAGTTTCATCAGAAATTGATTCGCTTCCCGCCTCAAATATGGTAAATGAGGATATCAGAACTTATTGGTCGGCTGAAACGGGAAGCGATAAAGAATGGGCGGTGATTGATTTGGAGCAAAACTTCGATGTTTCTGCTATTCAAATCAACTTTGCGGAGCATGAAACCAAAATTTACGGCAGGCCCGACGCCGTGTTTCATAGGTATACAATCGACTATTCTGTAGATAATAATAATTGGGAAGTTTTGATTGATCAGTCTCAAAATCAGAATGATCGTAGCCATCCATATTTTCAATTACCTCAAAAGGAGAATTGTCGTTATCTGCGTATTCGTAATATTGAAGTACCTGATGGAACTTTTGCAATTTCTGGTTTTCGGGTATTTGGAAAAGGAAATGGAGAACAACCTGACGTAGTTTCTGATTTCAATATCGTTCGAAAAACGGACAGAAGGAGTGTCTCTTTAAAATGGGAAAAAGTAGCAGGGGCTGATGGATACAACGTTATTTATGGCACCGATAAAGAAAAATTTTACCACAACTATCAGGTATATGGTGATACATCGGTAACAATTAATAGCTTGAATACCAACCTATCTTATTATTTTAAGATTGAGCCGTTCAATGAAAATGGGGTTGGAGTAAGTGAGCTCATAAAGTACGTCGAATAA
- a CDS encoding glycoside hydrolase family 88 protein has product MEINIKGLFQKVLFVAFIGIFTLNASCTDKKKRDIEQVINDALNKSVSQSLLMAEKYADQPLVLPRSYIDGEMTTSDYGWWCSGFFPGVLWYLYEDRGDEDLLKYAKQYTARIEDAKYMTSNHDVGFMLYCSYGNGLRITGDTTYNEVLLTGAKSLSERYHENMGLIKSWDFNEKIWQYPVIIDNMMNLELLLWASKTSGDSTFKHISVSHADKTMSNHYRPDYSCYHVVSYDTITTEPHKKQTFQGYSDESSWSRGQAWGLYGFTYMYRETKEKRYLDQANRIASYLLNHPNMPKDYIPYWDFDAPNIPNEERDASAGALIASALIELSSYVEKDAADKYLTVAEKQIRTLASDEYTAKVGENGNFILMHSVGSKPHNSEVDVPLTYADYYYVEALVRYKKMMEKTAQDK; this is encoded by the coding sequence ATGGAGATTAACATTAAAGGACTTTTTCAAAAAGTACTATTTGTAGCTTTTATCGGGATATTCACCTTGAATGCAAGTTGTACTGATAAAAAGAAAAGAGATATTGAGCAGGTTATTAATGATGCGTTAAATAAATCAGTAAGTCAGAGTCTTTTGATGGCCGAGAAATATGCAGATCAACCTCTGGTTTTGCCAAGGTCGTACATTGATGGAGAAATGACTACCTCTGATTATGGCTGGTGGTGCAGTGGTTTTTTCCCTGGGGTGTTATGGTACTTATATGAGGATAGAGGTGACGAAGATTTGCTAAAATACGCCAAACAATATACAGCAAGAATAGAAGATGCCAAGTACATGACAAGTAATCACGATGTTGGGTTTATGTTGTATTGCAGTTATGGAAATGGCTTGCGAATAACTGGAGATACCACCTATAACGAAGTTCTTCTAACAGGAGCTAAATCGTTATCAGAGCGTTACCACGAAAATATGGGATTAATTAAATCGTGGGATTTTAATGAAAAAATCTGGCAATATCCCGTGATTATAGATAATATGATGAACCTGGAATTGTTGTTGTGGGCATCGAAGACTTCAGGTGATAGTACATTTAAGCATATTTCGGTATCGCATGCTGATAAAACAATGAGTAATCATTATCGTCCGGACTATAGTTGTTATCACGTGGTGTCGTACGATACCATTACTACTGAGCCGCATAAAAAACAAACGTTTCAGGGGTATAGCGATGAGTCATCCTGGAGTAGAGGACAGGCTTGGGGATTATACGGCTTTACTTATATGTACCGCGAAACGAAAGAGAAAAGATACTTGGATCAGGCTAACCGGATAGCATCTTATTTACTGAATCATCCAAATATGCCAAAGGATTATATTCCCTATTGGGATTTTGATGCTCCCAACATTCCAAACGAAGAGCGTGATGCATCTGCAGGGGCATTGATTGCTTCAGCATTAATCGAGTTAAGCAGTTATGTCGAAAAGGATGCCGCTGATAAGTATTTGACTGTTGCAGAAAAGCAGATTCGGACACTGGCTTCGGATGAATATACCGCGAAAGTGGGAGAAAACGGCAATTTTATTCTGATGCACAGTGTTGGCTCCAAACCTCACAACTCCGAAGTTGATGTCCCGTTGACTTATGCCGACTACTATTATGTAGAGGCGCTTGTGAGGTATAAAAAAATGATGGAGAAAACAGCTCAAGATAAATAA
- a CDS encoding FAD-dependent oxidoreductase encodes MKRLFSILFLRFSVVLFLMLGLSSCQRAENGNEADIIVYGGTSSGLAAAIQATRMGKSVIVLEPSSRMGGLTTGGLGQTDIGKKQAIGGIAREFYQNIRQHYDNPDNWKWQDRSEYKDGGQTKTEENEDAMWTFEPSAALSVFQQMVNSENIDIRYNQRLDLNEGVVKEHGMIVSIAMDNGEVFQGNMFIDATYEGDLMAKAGVSYTFGRESVKQYGESLNGVQTERATHHQFKDGVDPYVRKGDPESGLLKNVFKEAGQEGSADKKIQAYCFRMCLTDVPENRIPVEKPTAYDEQEYELLFRAFENTDLWPLFIMSKMPNGKTDSNNYGCFSSDYIGMNYDYPEGDYETREAIINAHKNYTLGLLWTLANHPRIPQKIRDEYKKWGLPKDEYIETENWSPQLYIREARRMVSDYVMTQHHCTQDSISADMSIGLGAYTMDSHNVQRYVTNDGFVKNEGNIEVGGFGSYPIDYRSIVPSKEECRNLLVPVCLSATHIAFGSIRMEPVFMVLGQSAATAASLAIDSQVSVQEVEYRQLRKRLVDDKQRL; translated from the coding sequence ATGAAAAGGCTTTTTTCAATACTATTTTTACGTTTTTCTGTTGTTCTATTTCTAATGCTGGGATTGTCCTCATGCCAACGGGCTGAAAACGGCAACGAGGCTGATATCATCGTTTATGGTGGAACTTCTTCCGGATTGGCCGCAGCGATACAGGCAACGCGAATGGGGAAGTCTGTTATCGTTCTTGAACCATCCTCCAGAATGGGGGGGCTGACAACTGGTGGGCTAGGCCAGACCGATATCGGTAAAAAACAGGCAATTGGAGGTATTGCGAGAGAATTTTATCAGAATATTCGACAACATTACGACAATCCGGATAACTGGAAATGGCAGGATCGGTCGGAATATAAAGATGGAGGACAAACCAAAACTGAGGAAAACGAGGATGCGATGTGGACCTTTGAGCCTTCAGCGGCTTTAAGTGTATTTCAGCAGATGGTAAACTCAGAAAATATTGATATTCGCTATAATCAACGGCTCGATCTGAATGAAGGAGTTGTGAAAGAACATGGAATGATTGTATCGATCGCCATGGATAATGGTGAAGTGTTTCAAGGAAATATGTTTATTGATGCAACCTACGAAGGCGATCTGATGGCAAAAGCAGGAGTGTCTTATACCTTTGGGCGGGAAAGTGTCAAACAGTATGGCGAATCTTTAAATGGCGTACAAACTGAACGAGCGACACATCATCAATTTAAGGATGGCGTTGATCCTTATGTTCGAAAAGGAGATCCAGAGAGCGGACTGTTGAAAAATGTTTTTAAAGAAGCTGGACAAGAAGGCAGTGCCGACAAAAAAATTCAGGCTTATTGTTTCCGGATGTGTTTAACTGATGTGCCGGAAAATCGAATTCCGGTTGAGAAACCGACTGCTTACGATGAGCAAGAGTATGAGCTTTTGTTTCGAGCTTTCGAAAACACCGATTTATGGCCTCTGTTTATCATGTCTAAAATGCCAAACGGAAAAACGGATTCGAATAATTATGGCTGTTTTTCATCAGATTATATCGGAATGAATTACGACTATCCTGAAGGAGACTATGAGACCAGAGAGGCAATTATTAATGCGCATAAAAACTATACGCTGGGATTATTGTGGACTTTGGCCAATCATCCGCGTATTCCTCAAAAAATAAGAGACGAATATAAAAAATGGGGGTTGCCAAAAGATGAATACATTGAAACAGAGAATTGGTCGCCACAATTATACATTCGTGAAGCCCGCCGTATGGTTAGCGACTATGTGATGACGCAACATCATTGTACTCAGGATTCGATTTCCGCAGATATGTCAATTGGTCTTGGAGCATATACGATGGATTCTCACAATGTCCAACGATATGTTACAAATGACGGTTTTGTAAAAAATGAAGGGAATATAGAAGTTGGAGGTTTTGGCTCCTATCCAATTGATTACCGTTCAATTGTTCCTTCAAAAGAGGAATGTCGTAATCTGCTTGTGCCTGTTTGTTTAAGTGCAACGCATATTGCTTTTGGTTCTATCAGAATGGAACCTGTTTTTATGGTATTGGGGCAGTCTGCTGCAACAGCTGCTAGTTTGGCGATTGACAGTCAGGTGAGTGTTCAGGAGGTCGAATATCGTCAGTTAAGAAAAAGATTGGTCGACGATAAACAGCGGCTTTGA